One genomic region from Cyanobium usitatum str. Tous encodes:
- a CDS encoding ATP-binding cassette domain-containing protein, giving the protein MKRSRRVVTPTVLQYEAVECGAASLKIVLGYWGKILPLAQLRELCGISRDGVTALQLKQAAQLVGLEVKAFGRAAEALRTSGSFPCIIFWNFNHFLVLEGFEHGRAYLSDPAFGRRSVDWEEFQTSFTGIVLELLPGAGFSPGGRDPSLYRWVPSLLAPYRSLLPWLALVSLFGALPELFIAGATSQFIDGFLQEGRENIGIPVIWITSVAVVVLIGMLNLQKLILRSLANQLLKRISSMLYISLFSLPYRYFVQRMSGELATRLILPFSLVQLGVSGVIDFVLSLGSGLIALVVGLLISPWLSLFTILIAGGNSAFTLWVREVRKSDNYKLAMLQGKAQGTGIYVIQCIESIKASGLENESFMQWSANFNDALAELQKQSLAAAVVGLVGSTSGFLLRCGVILLGGILIILGQNSLGELMAFQFLMGMIQAPLQQLSLLSNQLQQLDGDVGRINDVIDSEVDPMVRSFRITSDVKDDQRQLAGRIELSELVYQFSSTTPLMFSGINFTLEAGQHLAIVGGSGSGKSTLLRLLAGLYRPTQGSILYDGRDWLGWDDPTMRNSIALVSQDVFLFPATLEQNLSLWDPRFSSAEALTALNQAGLLDDLGGAGALSLHLGEGGANLSGGQRQRVEIARALLRQPTLLLMDEATSSLDDRRERQILAAVKSQPRTLVTVAHRMYGAQISDWVIVLDQGQLVEQGPPGVLAQSGSFYQRLLEAELFSVVGGPNS; this is encoded by the coding sequence ATGAAGCGTTCTCGCCGGGTTGTTACACCCACTGTTTTACAGTACGAAGCGGTTGAATGCGGAGCTGCCAGCCTCAAGATCGTGCTTGGTTACTGGGGCAAAATTTTGCCTTTGGCCCAACTGCGTGAGCTTTGCGGGATCAGCCGTGATGGTGTGACTGCCCTGCAGCTAAAACAGGCTGCCCAACTTGTTGGGCTTGAAGTGAAAGCATTTGGTCGCGCTGCTGAAGCCCTGCGCACCTCGGGTTCATTTCCCTGCATCATTTTCTGGAATTTCAATCACTTTTTAGTTCTTGAGGGCTTCGAGCATGGACGGGCTTATCTGAGTGATCCTGCTTTTGGCAGGCGCAGCGTCGACTGGGAAGAATTTCAGACAAGCTTCACCGGTATTGTGCTGGAGCTTCTTCCAGGAGCTGGTTTCAGCCCAGGAGGCCGGGATCCAAGCCTTTATCGCTGGGTGCCAAGCTTGCTTGCTCCCTACCGCAGCCTGTTGCCCTGGCTTGCCCTGGTTTCACTTTTTGGAGCTCTGCCAGAATTATTCATAGCTGGAGCCACCAGCCAGTTCATCGATGGCTTTCTGCAGGAAGGGCGTGAAAACATCGGCATTCCGGTGATTTGGATCACATCAGTTGCTGTTGTGGTACTGATTGGAATGCTTAACCTGCAAAAGCTGATTCTACGCAGTCTTGCGAATCAGTTGCTTAAGCGTATTAGCAGCATGCTCTATATTTCGCTATTCAGCCTTCCCTATCGCTATTTTGTTCAGCGTATGAGTGGAGAGCTTGCAACCAGGCTGATTCTTCCATTCTCGCTTGTGCAGCTCGGCGTAAGTGGAGTCATCGATTTCGTGCTGTCACTTGGGTCAGGCCTGATTGCCCTTGTTGTGGGTTTGTTGATTTCTCCCTGGTTGTCTTTGTTCACAATTTTGATAGCGGGTGGCAACTCTGCTTTCACTCTATGGGTTAGGGAAGTGCGTAAAAGTGATAACTATAAGTTGGCGATGCTTCAGGGAAAAGCGCAGGGCACAGGCATTTATGTGATTCAATGCATTGAAAGTATTAAGGCAAGTGGTCTCGAAAATGAATCATTTATGCAATGGTCTGCAAATTTCAATGACGCCTTGGCTGAACTGCAAAAACAATCTCTTGCTGCGGCCGTAGTTGGCTTGGTTGGTTCTACTTCCGGGTTCTTGTTGCGTTGTGGAGTCATCCTGCTCGGCGGTATCTTGATCATTTTGGGTCAGAACAGTCTTGGTGAACTCATGGCCTTTCAATTTCTGATGGGCATGATTCAAGCACCACTGCAGCAGTTGAGTCTTCTCAGTAACCAGCTACAACAGCTTGATGGTGATGTGGGGCGTATCAACGATGTTATTGATAGCGAAGTCGATCCGATGGTTCGCAGTTTTAGGATCACTTCTGATGTGAAGGATGACCAGCGTCAGCTGGCCGGACGGATTGAGTTAAGTGAATTGGTTTATCAGTTCAGTTCAACGACACCCTTAATGTTCTCTGGCATTAACTTTACTCTTGAAGCTGGTCAACACCTAGCTATTGTTGGGGGTAGTGGATCTGGCAAATCCACATTGCTGCGCTTGCTGGCTGGCCTTTATAGGCCCACCCAAGGATCTATCCTTTATGACGGCCGTGATTGGCTGGGCTGGGACGATCCAACAATGCGCAATTCGATTGCCCTAGTCTCCCAGGATGTGTTTCTATTCCCAGCCACCCTAGAGCAGAACTTAAGCTTGTGGGATCCACGTTTTAGTTCTGCTGAAGCGTTGACTGCTTTGAATCAGGCAGGCCTTCTCGACGATCTTGGTGGTGCCGGAGCTCTGTCACTGCATTTGGGTGAAGGTGGTGCAAATCTCAGTGGCGGACAACGCCAGCGTGTGGAGATTGCCAGGGCACTGCTGCGTCAGCCCACCTTGCTGCTGATGGATGAGGCAACCAGTTCCCTGGATGATCGTCGTGAGCGACAGATTCTTGCTGCAGTTAAAAGCCAGCCACGAACCTTGGTCACAGTGGCTCATCGAATGTATGGAGCGCAGATCAGCGACTGGGTGATTGTGCTTGATCAAGGTCAGTTGGTAGAACAGGGTCCGCCTGGAGTGCTGGCCCAATCGGGGAGTTTCTACCAGCGACTATTGGAAGCCGAGTTGTTCAGTGTCGTTGGAGGGCCCAACTCATGA
- a CDS encoding ATP-binding cassette domain-containing protein: MTLSQTRQDALLRGVSVVQQDLPHQGLLSAEGGDPACTALAYAMLILGDKRKIASVKGDFGTLLEANNIAHRDVKTPADLVLSTRAMLIVFAKNDGRPLSVHRLGAKTVVFDPLSGQRQPLDTGLALKPYAYELYASLPVPLNSLWQLLRFGLGTNISPLLLVVFSALVVAIFNLSIPVLTSFLVGTVLPLGDLQLLVETSLVVLLIALCTVVSQGFSSLAMVRMESLVNLRLEAGVWSHLLRLPLQFFQKLGTADLLARVGSISQMRQLVSSGLLTAGLGLLFSITNLIMMFVYQSQLAWVAAAFSLLSAVVMVLLVLQAAKFEQPLQEGRARVSDMGLQGAVGMPQIRVSGSEPFVFEQWIRKVVGLGGLMRRVSLANDSLEILARVLTPLGQVVMFVALVWMLHQAKTQPSMAGGPGALSANQLVAAFVAFQAAYISFNSQLSGLAVQVANTVAQLVVLWKRSCVVMFASPEAGSGEATQMHEVVGKIELVNLKVRYPDAPLPLLEEINLTIPQGGYTAITGVSGCGKTTLLRCLLRLMELEAGVINIDGVDLTQLAVRQYRRQLGVVLQNAPLPTGSIYEIVRAGRAYSHEEIWKALDQASVAADVERMPMQLETIISEGAMGISGGQRQRLSLARALVGQPKILLLDEATSALDAPTQAAVTRTLESMAITRIAIAHRLSTIESADQIAVISSGRISELGTYSELSCKVGGYLQRS; this comes from the coding sequence ATGACGCTTTCCCAAACACGCCAGGACGCTCTTCTTCGCGGCGTATCTGTTGTTCAGCAGGATTTGCCTCACCAAGGGCTACTCAGCGCTGAGGGAGGTGATCCAGCCTGTACCGCTTTGGCTTATGCCATGTTGATACTTGGCGACAAAAGAAAAATAGCTTCTGTAAAGGGTGATTTCGGCACTCTACTGGAGGCTAACAACATAGCTCATCGCGATGTTAAAACGCCAGCAGATTTGGTTCTCTCTACGCGAGCCATGCTGATTGTTTTTGCTAAGAACGACGGTCGGCCGCTTTCAGTCCATCGGCTTGGCGCAAAGACCGTCGTTTTTGATCCTCTTAGCGGTCAAAGGCAACCTTTGGATACTGGCTTGGCGCTTAAGCCCTATGCCTACGAGCTCTATGCATCCCTGCCAGTGCCGCTGAATTCGCTTTGGCAGTTGCTTAGATTTGGATTAGGTACAAATATATCTCCGCTATTGTTGGTTGTATTCAGTGCGCTAGTGGTTGCGATTTTCAACCTCAGCATACCCGTTCTTACTTCGTTCTTGGTTGGTACTGTTCTGCCGCTTGGGGATCTACAACTGCTTGTTGAGACTTCCTTAGTAGTCCTTTTGATTGCATTGTGCACTGTGGTTTCACAGGGTTTTAGCAGTTTGGCAATGGTCCGGATGGAGTCCCTTGTGAATTTGCGACTTGAGGCTGGGGTCTGGAGCCATCTGCTGCGTCTGCCATTGCAGTTTTTCCAGAAGCTAGGTACCGCAGACCTTCTTGCCCGGGTTGGATCGATTAGTCAGATGCGTCAACTTGTGAGCAGCGGTCTTTTGACTGCTGGGCTTGGCTTGTTGTTTTCAATCACTAATCTCATAATGATGTTTGTCTATCAGAGCCAGCTGGCTTGGGTAGCGGCAGCATTTAGTCTTCTCAGTGCGGTGGTTATGGTTTTGCTGGTATTACAGGCAGCAAAGTTTGAACAACCCCTGCAAGAGGGACGGGCTCGCGTGAGTGACATGGGATTGCAGGGGGCGGTGGGTATGCCGCAGATTCGAGTTAGTGGCAGTGAGCCTTTTGTATTTGAGCAGTGGATTCGTAAGGTGGTGGGGCTTGGCGGGCTGATGCGCCGTGTGTCGCTGGCGAACGATTCCTTGGAGATCCTTGCTCGTGTGCTCACTCCGCTTGGGCAAGTTGTGATGTTTGTCGCGTTGGTGTGGATGTTGCATCAGGCAAAGACCCAACCATCGATGGCTGGTGGACCTGGAGCATTGAGTGCAAACCAACTAGTAGCCGCGTTTGTTGCTTTTCAGGCAGCGTATATCTCCTTCAACAGCCAGTTATCAGGCCTTGCAGTGCAGGTCGCAAACACGGTGGCTCAGCTCGTGGTGCTATGGAAGCGTAGCTGCGTAGTGATGTTTGCTAGCCCTGAAGCTGGTTCAGGTGAGGCCACTCAGATGCATGAGGTTGTCGGAAAAATTGAGCTGGTGAATCTTAAGGTTCGTTATCCCGATGCTCCGCTACCTTTGCTCGAGGAGATTAATCTGACTATCCCGCAGGGAGGATACACTGCAATTACTGGGGTCTCAGGCTGCGGTAAAACAACTCTTCTACGTTGCTTGCTTCGGCTGATGGAGCTTGAGGCCGGTGTGATCAATATTGACGGCGTTGACCTAACCCAGTTGGCTGTGCGTCAGTACCGGCGCCAGCTGGGTGTGGTGCTTCAAAATGCACCTCTGCCTACTGGTTCAATTTACGAGATTGTTCGCGCGGGTAGGGCTTATAGCCATGAAGAGATTTGGAAGGCACTTGATCAGGCATCAGTGGCTGCTGATGTGGAGCGGATGCCAATGCAGTTGGAAACGATAATTAGTGAGGGGGCGATGGGCATTTCTGGTGGCCAACGTCAGCGCCTCTCACTGGCAAGAGCACTTGTTGGCCAGCCCAAAATATTACTTTTAGATGAGGCAACTAGTGCTCTCGATGCTCCTACCCAAGCTGCGGTTACACGCACACTTGAGTCCATGGCTATTACTCGTATTGCCATCGCTCATCGCTTGTCCACGATCGAGTCGGCTGATCAGATTGCAGTGATATCAAGTGGACGCATTAGCGAGCTGGGAACTTATTCTGAGCTTTCGTGCAAGGTTGGTGGCTATTTGCAGCGGAGTTAG
- a CDS encoding YcaO-like family protein, whose amino-acid sequence MLRNPSSRRSIHVLLVPRQSSSIGNLDPLTMEDLKTSLRTQSASKTIELVSPSLEGLGIVGVFDHTSSCIPELHVFEALRKNAHSGYLNLGKGYTASAATASAIMEGIEMSLIESPLIKGMPWVNSLDGRIVRFRDARYCLSSNVEQPIVNCIPCRDLIADTKCFVPACDVFYPAALEAGLPLRSFTNGLASGNTVDEAMLHALYELIERDAMQYCFDKPDSVIPVCSASFGDQLLDNVVDRLADQGHLLILRLLRSKAAAVFEATLFIKSPDKAYQLFNGWGCNHSPLIAARRAISEAAQVWRIQEAIELNTLPASRRKGGYVVSSDDYLAMPRTHLNPKPTIAAINETTLDSAMGMVGMQTTNIELSVDPRLLVSDLISKFTAMNVTSLYCVGLSPENLPVHVVRCFSSDLACPIGL is encoded by the coding sequence ATGCTCCGCAACCCGTCAAGCAGGCGATCTATTCATGTGTTGCTTGTACCGCGTCAATCCAGTAGCATTGGCAACTTGGATCCTTTGACAATGGAAGACCTTAAGACATCGCTTCGAACTCAATCTGCGTCCAAAACTATTGAACTGGTTAGCCCTTCTCTCGAAGGGCTTGGAATCGTTGGCGTATTTGACCATACAAGTAGCTGCATTCCTGAGCTTCATGTTTTTGAAGCACTTAGGAAGAACGCTCATTCGGGTTATCTTAATCTTGGCAAGGGGTATACAGCATCAGCTGCTACTGCCTCGGCGATTATGGAAGGCATTGAGATGAGCCTGATAGAGTCTCCTCTTATTAAAGGCATGCCCTGGGTGAACAGTCTTGATGGCCGAATTGTCCGCTTCCGCGATGCTCGTTACTGCCTCTCCTCAAATGTCGAGCAACCAATAGTTAACTGCATCCCTTGCAGAGATCTTATTGCTGATACTAAATGCTTTGTTCCAGCCTGTGATGTCTTTTATCCCGCAGCGTTGGAGGCGGGGCTGCCACTTAGATCCTTTACCAATGGACTGGCCTCTGGCAATACCGTAGACGAGGCGATGCTGCATGCGCTCTATGAGCTTATCGAAAGAGATGCCATGCAGTATTGCTTTGATAAACCTGATTCTGTAATACCTGTCTGTTCAGCTTCATTTGGCGATCAACTGCTTGACAACGTTGTCGATCGACTGGCTGATCAAGGCCATCTTTTGATTCTGCGTTTGTTGCGGTCAAAAGCTGCAGCGGTTTTCGAGGCCACTCTATTCATTAAGTCTCCCGACAAAGCATATCAGCTCTTCAACGGATGGGGATGCAATCATAGTCCGTTGATTGCGGCTCGCCGCGCTATTTCGGAAGCTGCGCAGGTATGGCGTATTCAAGAGGCGATAGAATTGAATACACTTCCAGCGAGCCGGCGCAAGGGTGGATACGTAGTTTCTTCCGATGATTACCTGGCCATGCCTAGGACTCACCTTAATCCTAAGCCAACTATTGCCGCCATCAATGAAACCACTTTGGATTCTGCTATGGGAATGGTTGGCATGCAAACTACGAACATCGAGTTATCGGTGGATCCCCGCCTTCTGGTTAGTGACTTGATTTCAAAATTTACGGCAATGAATGTAACGAGCCTCTATTGCGTTGGCCTCAGTCCTGAGAATCTTCCTGTGCACGTAGTTCGTTGCTTTTCATCTGACTTGGCTTGTCCAATTGGGCTTTAG
- a CDS encoding phytanoyl-CoA dioxygenase family protein has translation MNLLAKLAVLAQEYPSLRYGELHDMLCEQGWVLDPLSEEARRLANQVPGWKALFILNANAQLSERKPKLFPQLIQTGESLCRDNYVSSQVIDKMLSLYKGQILIRGDAPLYLADYLSDLSPELSQFLVDIAKSVVADLMHNALLLDQSLLGESMVLLMNRCLLRRTYPCHEISQISKNKNNQDWHQDSSIVYGGRPMLTVWIPLQESSGQKIPGIELASLRSSYFSSCFGDGVADLSDVSKDFPDEIISTVIPRLNAGGYAVFNGLTYHRTYASDCMASARDALLIRIAPRSHAGYFPGDRSKDIEFRL, from the coding sequence ATGAACCTTTTAGCAAAACTTGCAGTCTTAGCTCAAGAGTATCCCAGCCTAAGATATGGTGAGCTGCATGACATGCTTTGTGAACAAGGCTGGGTACTAGATCCGCTCAGTGAAGAAGCTCGTAGGCTTGCTAATCAGGTTCCAGGTTGGAAGGCCTTGTTTATCCTTAATGCGAATGCTCAGCTGTCAGAGCGTAAGCCTAAGTTGTTTCCACAACTAATCCAGACTGGTGAGTCGCTGTGTAGAGACAACTATGTCTCAAGTCAAGTGATCGACAAGATGCTTTCTCTGTATAAGGGCCAGATTCTGATACGAGGAGATGCACCTCTATATCTGGCTGACTACCTGTCAGATCTCAGCCCGGAGCTTTCTCAGTTTCTTGTTGATATTGCAAAGAGTGTAGTCGCAGATCTTATGCACAATGCCCTATTGCTTGACCAGTCTCTCCTTGGCGAATCTATGGTTCTGCTTATGAACCGTTGTTTGCTGCGTAGAACTTATCCTTGCCATGAAATTAGCCAGATCTCAAAGAACAAGAATAATCAGGACTGGCACCAGGATAGTAGCATTGTGTATGGAGGGAGGCCTATGTTGACTGTTTGGATTCCATTGCAAGAGTCTTCTGGTCAGAAGATACCGGGAATTGAACTTGCTAGTCTTCGCTCGTCCTACTTCTCTTCCTGTTTTGGTGATGGCGTAGCCGACTTGTCAGATGTTTCCAAGGATTTCCCTGATGAAATCATTTCTACGGTCATTCCACGTCTCAATGCTGGTGGATATGCCGTTTTCAACGGACTAACATATCATCGAACATACGCTAGTGATTGTATGGCAAGCGCTCGAGATGCTTTGCTGATTAGGATTGCTCCCCGTTCCCATGCAGGCTACTTTCCTGGTGATCGCTCTAAAGATATTGAGTTTAGGTTGTGA
- a CDS encoding Nif11-like leader peptide family natural product precursor, whose protein sequence is MSVENAKAFLQELGDNTVLQQKFEAADNDGRLKLAHSLGLDFSPDELMEVLNKSQIQATEELTDSDLATVSGGFNIRPPVTLPGPLAGAVAAVAGTSGMNPTFNINNTANITINIG, encoded by the coding sequence ATGTCCGTAGAAAACGCAAAGGCTTTTTTGCAAGAACTAGGTGACAACACAGTGCTGCAACAAAAGTTTGAGGCTGCTGACAATGACGGACGACTGAAGTTAGCGCACAGCCTGGGGCTGGACTTCTCCCCTGACGAATTGATGGAAGTACTAAACAAAAGTCAGATTCAAGCAACAGAAGAACTTACAGATAGTGATCTAGCGACTGTTTCCGGAGGGTTTAACATAAGGCCGCCGGTAACGCTGCCAGGGCCGTTGGCAGGAGCAGTTGCCGCAGTGGCTGGCACCTCTGGAATGAACCCAACATTTAATATTAATAACACAGCTAATATCACAATAAACATTGGCTGA